GTAAAATCTAAAACGGCACTGTTGAGTTTTTCCGATTCTTCCTGTCGGATTTTTGAATCCTTTAATCCGCTTTTTACCATCAATTTTCCACATAAAATAATTGCGATAACAGAGATTAAACCTGCAATTCCAAGCCAAAAATTTATGATGAATAAAAAAGCAATCATTATGACTTGAGAAAAAACATCGCTCATCAAATTTGCAATTACAGTCATACTGTTTTCTTCTATAAATACCATATCGTTTGAAAGTATTGAACTTATTTTACCGAGATTGCCTTCTGTAAAATATCCCATTGGCATTCGTCTAAGATGAGCTCCAAGTTGATTTCGCTTTTCTGCCATAATCATATAGCCAGCACTTGCCTGCAACCTGTCTGAAATATTTTGAAATATAATCTGTAAGATTAAAGAAATTGCGATTCCAAATGAGAGCGTAATAAAAGTTTGGAATTCAAATTTTTTTTCAAGAAATTTTAGTATCGTAAAAAATCCAAGATAGATTGGCATTTTTATCAATACTGTTTTTAGGAATGAAAATAAAAATGCAACGAGGATTTTTGCCTTGTACTTTCCAGAAAAATTTATAACTTTTAATATCAACTTAAGCATTACTTTCTCCTCCTGTTCCTTTTACTCCCCATTCTGCCGTTCCCTGCGAGGCTTGCCATAAATTTTTATATTCTGCGCAGGTGTTGAGTAACTCGTCTTGCTTGCCTTGCGCAATAAGTGTTCCTTTTTTTAGAACACAAATTTTGTCAGCATTTACTATTGAATTGAGCCTGTGCGCAATAACAATTAGAGTTTTACCTTTTATTACCTGTGCTATGGCGGCATTCATTTTTTCTTCATTTTCTGGATCCATAAACGCAGTCGCTTCGTCCAATACGATAATTGGCGCATTTTTAAGGATTGCACGCGCAAGGCTTATCCTCTGCCTTTCGCCACCGCTGAGCATTTTTCCGCCGTCGCCAGCTGGAGTATCAAGCCCTTTTGGAAGCCTTTGCAAAAAATCTGCACATTGCGCTTTTTGTGCAGCCTCTTCAATTTCTTTATCAGTTGCATCTAGTTTTCCAAGGCGAATATTTTCGCGCAGCGATGTATTAAACAAAAATTGTTCCTGAGCCACATACGAAATTTGCTTGTTCAAGGATTCTATGCTCATCTGTGTAAGCTCTTGTCCTCCAATTTTTATTGAACCTTCTTTTACATCGTAAAAATGTACAAGGAGTTTTGCCAAAGTGGATTTTCCACTACCGGATTCTCCAACAAAAGCGGTCATTGTTCCTTCTGGAATTTTTAAATTTATATTCTTTAGAACATCATCTTCTTTGTATGCAAAAGTAACATTTTCAAATTCAATGCTATGATTAGAGCCTGAAAAATCGGAATCCGTTTGAATTAAATCTTTTTCATTCATAATCTTTTCAATTTCAGAAATTTTCTTATTTAATTGTGGAATTTTTCCTGCAAAAGACATCGCTTTTAACAGCGGCCCTCCAACTCCAGCAGAAAGACACAAAACGAGAATGAATTTACTTAAACTTACGCTTCCATGCATAACCATAAGGGTGCCAATCGGCAACGTAAACATAACTGTACACGGAATCAAAGCTGAATATATTGCCATCCACGGCCAGCACACTTTATACCATGCTAAAGTAAAATCTCTGTATGAATTAACATCGCTTTCGTAACGCTTGTAAGATTCTCCATCTCTATTAAAAATCTTTACAACTTCCATCCCATTTACATATTCAATAATCGTGTTGTTCATTTTTGCAGCAGATTTGTAGTAATCGTTCATTCTCTCCATGCCAACTTTGAACATCATACTCATTGCAAAAGCCCCAAATGGAAGCGAACAAAGGCTCAAAAGCCCAAGCCGCCAATCTGTAATCATCATTCCCACAATAACAATCATCGGAACAAAAAGATTTGCAAAACCTTCTGGTATTGCATGTGCAAGCAATAATTCAATCATTTCAATATCGTCGTTGAACAATTTTTTTATGCGTCCCGACCCGTAATCTTGAATTGTGCCGAGTGGTTTTTTTTCAAGTGCAGATTGCAACTTTTGTCTGATATTTTTTAACGTGTGGTATGCAGAATAATGAGAAAAACTCAATCCTTTTACATACACGATAGAATAAATTAAAAAACAGAAAAAAATCGCACTAAATCTCCATATAAAATCAACCATAGAAACTTTTTCTTGATTTATAAAAATTTGAATGAGCTGGTACAAAAATACAAAGGGCAGCGTATAAAAACACATCCCCACAAACATCATAAGCATGGAAAGTTTAGTATATTTTTTGTACTCTCCAGCATATGTAAATATTTTATCAAACATATAAACTCCTAGAAAAACAATAAAAATTTTAAAGTTTTTCTTGTTAGCATAGGCTAACTTGATGCTATCACAACTGAACTTTTTTGTTAATAAGAGCGGTTTTAAAATCGCTCTTGCATTTTGGACGTTCGCCACGAGTTTTGTCCGCTTTGCTTGAAAAACTCGCGACGTCGGCTGTTTCGCCATTGCGCTATCGCTCCAGCCGCTTCCTTCGCTCTCTGCGCTCGTTCAGTCCAGTGGCCGCCTGCGGCGTGGCTCCATAGCCTAACGCAAGACAAAATTTTTGTTGAATGTTAATAGTTTTTGCAAAAAGATAAGTTATTTTATGCTAATTTTTGTTGACGACTGCTATCTTCGTATTATATTTTA
This portion of the Treponema pectinovorum genome encodes:
- a CDS encoding ABC transporter ATP-binding protein, encoding MFDKIFTYAGEYKKYTKLSMLMMFVGMCFYTLPFVFLYQLIQIFINQEKVSMVDFIWRFSAIFFCFLIYSIVYVKGLSFSHYSAYHTLKNIRQKLQSALEKKPLGTIQDYGSGRIKKLFNDDIEMIELLLAHAIPEGFANLFVPMIVIVGMMITDWRLGLLSLCSLPFGAFAMSMMFKVGMERMNDYYKSAAKMNNTIIEYVNGMEVVKIFNRDGESYKRYESDVNSYRDFTLAWYKVCWPWMAIYSALIPCTVMFTLPIGTLMVMHGSVSLSKFILVLCLSAGVGGPLLKAMSFAGKIPQLNKKISEIEKIMNEKDLIQTDSDFSGSNHSIEFENVTFAYKEDDVLKNINLKIPEGTMTAFVGESGSGKSTLAKLLVHFYDVKEGSIKIGGQELTQMSIESLNKQISYVAQEQFLFNTSLRENIRLGKLDATDKEIEEAAQKAQCADFLQRLPKGLDTPAGDGGKMLSGGERQRISLARAILKNAPIIVLDEATAFMDPENEEKMNAAIAQVIKGKTLIVIAHRLNSIVNADKICVLKKGTLIAQGKQDELLNTCAEYKNLWQASQGTAEWGVKGTGGESNA